In a genomic window of Methanosarcina horonobensis HB-1 = JCM 15518:
- the purD gene encoding phosphoribosylamine--glycine ligase, with product MRILLIGGGGREHAIAEGIKKSKHNPILYALMAKKNPGIAALCEDFLLEKETEVAKVVEYAKARNIEMAFVGPEAPLAAGVADALWNAGIPVVGPKKACAVIEFDKAWARNFMKKYGIEGCPAYEVFTDEASAHAFIEKLGDVAVKPSGLTGGKGVKVMGDQLPDLKAAREYTSELLEKGPVVIEERFIGEEFTLQAFVDGKNLAFFPAVQDHKRAYEGDLGPNTGGMGSYTDAGEILPFMLPEDIEKAKKIMQNTVTALHEETGTGYKGILYGQFILTAGGPKVVEFNARFGDPEAMNVIPLIETDFVDIMSAVVKGTLRDLPVKFSRKATVCKYAVPAGYPDNPEKDSEVVVGDIGKASVYYASVYEKEGKIYTTTSRAVAVVGCAETIEAAEKISQNALENIQGKLFFRRDIGTTSLIQKRIDHMKELRG from the coding sequence ATGAGAATTTTGCTTATCGGCGGCGGCGGAAGGGAACACGCAATTGCCGAAGGAATTAAGAAAAGCAAGCATAACCCCATCCTTTATGCATTAATGGCTAAGAAAAATCCGGGAATTGCCGCCCTCTGTGAGGATTTCCTGCTTGAAAAGGAAACAGAGGTTGCAAAAGTTGTCGAATATGCAAAAGCCAGGAACATTGAAATGGCTTTTGTTGGACCCGAAGCTCCGCTTGCAGCAGGAGTTGCAGATGCCCTCTGGAATGCAGGTATCCCTGTTGTAGGCCCTAAAAAAGCCTGTGCTGTTATTGAGTTTGACAAGGCTTGGGCAAGAAATTTCATGAAGAAATACGGGATCGAAGGCTGTCCTGCCTATGAAGTTTTTACAGATGAAGCTTCAGCACATGCTTTTATTGAAAAGCTGGGTGACGTTGCAGTTAAGCCCTCAGGCCTTACAGGCGGCAAAGGTGTAAAAGTTATGGGTGACCAGCTCCCTGACCTCAAAGCTGCCAGGGAATACACAAGCGAGCTTCTGGAAAAGGGCCCTGTGGTTATTGAGGAGCGCTTCATAGGAGAAGAATTCACCCTCCAGGCCTTTGTGGATGGAAAGAACCTTGCTTTTTTCCCTGCAGTGCAGGACCATAAAAGAGCTTATGAAGGAGATCTCGGGCCAAATACAGGCGGCATGGGCTCATACACAGATGCAGGAGAGATCCTTCCTTTCATGCTTCCCGAAGACATCGAGAAGGCAAAAAAGATTATGCAGAATACCGTGACAGCCCTGCATGAGGAAACAGGAACAGGGTATAAGGGTATTCTCTACGGCCAGTTTATCCTTACAGCCGGAGGCCCGAAAGTCGTGGAGTTCAATGCCAGGTTCGGAGACCCTGAAGCTATGAATGTAATCCCGCTTATAGAGACTGATTTTGTAGATATCATGTCTGCTGTAGTAAAAGGAACCCTTAGAGACCTGCCTGTGAAGTTCAGCAGGAAAGCAACTGTCTGCAAGTATGCAGTTCCGGCAGGCTACCCGGATAATCCTGAAAAGGATAGCGAGGTAGTTGTAGGAGACATAGGGAAAGCTTCGGTTTACTATGCAAGTGTGTATGAAAAAGAGGGAAAAATTTACACTACCACTTCTCGCGCCGTTGCTGTTGTGGGATGTGCAGAAACAATAGAAGCTGCAGAAAAAATTTCACAGAACGCTCTTGAAAATATTCAGGGGAAACTCTTCTTCCGGAGAGATATAGGCACAACCAGTCTTATCCAGAAAAGAATAGATCATATGAAAGAACTTAGAGGCTGA
- a CDS encoding carboxymuconolactone decarboxylase family protein, whose product MNQNPYEIFQNECPEVAARFGDLIEAQKALKGLDAKLKQLINIAIQTANRNPRGVQMHAMMAKNEGATREEIVGAVVLNLHHSGFASVLDCLPAAIKGFEGEI is encoded by the coding sequence ATGAATCAAAATCCATATGAAATATTCCAGAACGAATGCCCGGAAGTTGCAGCACGTTTTGGTGACCTTATTGAAGCCCAAAAGGCTTTAAAAGGTCTGGACGCTAAATTGAAACAGTTAATCAATATCGCTATCCAGACTGCGAATCGAAATCCAAGAGGTGTGCAGATGCATGCAATGATGGCAAAGAACGAAGGAGCGACTCGTGAAGAAATTGTCGGCGCCGTAGTATTAAATCTCCACCACTCTGGCTTTGCGTCAGTTCTCGACTGTCTTCCTGCCGCGATTAAAGGATTCGAAGGTGAAATATAA
- the pyrE gene encoding orotate phosphoribosyltransferase — MSKQETETGNEFETQKQELIAALKACGAVRYGDFTLASGKKSKYYIDIKKASTDPRTLKIIARQAALRIKEMDVDTVAGVELGGVPLATAVSLETELPLLIVRKSVKDYGTKSRFVGDLKPENRLVMLEDVTTSGGSVKDAIEVVRETGATVKYVITVVDREEGAEEKLKEADVELVPLVSASDLLK; from the coding sequence ATGAGCAAACAAGAAACAGAAACGGGAAATGAGTTTGAGACGCAAAAACAAGAACTTATAGCAGCCCTGAAAGCCTGCGGAGCTGTCCGCTACGGGGACTTCACGCTTGCTTCGGGAAAGAAGAGCAAGTACTATATAGATATTAAGAAAGCCAGCACCGACCCCAGAACCCTGAAAATAATTGCCAGGCAGGCAGCCCTCAGGATAAAAGAAATGGATGTGGACACGGTTGCAGGTGTAGAACTCGGAGGTGTCCCTCTGGCAACCGCGGTTTCTCTGGAAACTGAACTCCCTCTTCTAATAGTAAGGAAATCTGTCAAGGACTACGGCACAAAAAGCAGATTTGTGGGAGATCTGAAACCCGAAAACAGGCTTGTAATGCTCGAAGACGTGACAACCAGCGGGGGTTCGGTTAAAGATGCAATCGAAGTGGTCAGGGAAACCGGAGCCACTGTCAAATACGTAATCACAGTGGTGGACAGAGAAGAAGGGGCAGAGGAAAAACTAAAAGAAGCAGATGTTGAACTTGTGCCTCTGGTAAGCGCTAGCGACCTGTTAAAATAA
- a CDS encoding CDP-2,3-bis-(O-geranylgeranyl)-sn-glycerol synthase — protein sequence MIKAFWLMMPAYLSNPFAAVFGGGKPIDGGRTLKDGRRIIGDGKTWRGLFSGIFCGFLAGCIEIWLSSKGFEILGIEMPAFGPDYSSALIVVLALASGALFGDMFKSFFKRRMGLKRGASLPLVDQLDFVVGAWVFAYLTAPEWFVSNFTRGIMLTVLIMTPLLHLTTNIIGYFIGVKKEPW from the coding sequence ATAATCAAAGCATTCTGGCTGATGATGCCTGCATACCTGTCCAATCCTTTCGCAGCTGTCTTCGGAGGGGGAAAACCAATTGACGGAGGCAGGACCTTAAAGGACGGGAGAAGGATAATAGGAGACGGGAAGACCTGGAGAGGGCTCTTTTCAGGCATCTTTTGCGGGTTTCTTGCAGGATGTATTGAGATCTGGTTAAGTTCGAAGGGGTTTGAGATTCTGGGGATCGAAATGCCCGCCTTTGGTCCGGATTACTCAAGCGCTCTGATAGTTGTGCTCGCCCTTGCCTCCGGCGCCCTGTTCGGGGATATGTTCAAGAGCTTTTTCAAGCGCAGGATGGGCCTGAAAAGGGGAGCGTCACTGCCTCTTGTAGACCAGCTTGATTTTGTGGTGGGAGCCTGGGTATTTGCATACCTTACAGCCCCAGAGTGGTTCGTAAGCAATTTTACTCGCGGGATCATGCTCACCGTCCTTATAATGACACCTCTGCTCCATCTAACGACAAACATAATAGGATACTTTATAGGTGTAAAGAAAGAACCCTGGTGA
- a CDS encoding cytochrome c-type biogenesis CcmF C-terminal domain-containing protein codes for MKKLSNVLTVRSTMFATVSVLVILAALIAMGLLTPFIVRVSTGEEILLDAAYFNLRAALPTLALVILLTLCLLIGSAGKKESLIVLGLGTAGSVLSVAFSPFSSLPVNISFPLLAAAFFAVIYRLLSSKEKTLKGTLRKTGSHIVHLGVVLLLIGIIFSTSMKLEDSAVVPLGEAGTFKSMGYSIQVTDITSGIEGEPYGGYSGSAYVSTINFDVYKWGQPFDSGQIRYISDFKWQQSYTETYIHRGLLEELFVAPKSVDTEAQTVELYVRKVPFMTSLWGGFYLMVLGVLVLFLSDYLAGKESSREDSLSGTHSSERGSQVNEYKNENKNKSESKKKRASKKNV; via the coding sequence ATGAAAAAATTAAGCAACGTTCTCACAGTTCGCAGCACCATGTTTGCTACAGTCTCAGTGCTGGTGATACTTGCCGCCCTGATAGCTATGGGACTTTTAACCCCCTTTATAGTCAGAGTCAGTACAGGAGAGGAAATCCTGCTTGATGCTGCCTATTTTAATCTGCGTGCAGCTCTGCCTACCCTTGCCCTTGTTATATTGCTTACCCTGTGCCTTCTGATCGGAAGTGCAGGAAAAAAAGAAAGCCTTATAGTTCTCGGGCTCGGGACTGCAGGTTCCGTACTTTCGGTTGCTTTTTCCCCGTTTTCAAGTTTGCCTGTCAATATCTCATTTCCGCTTCTGGCAGCAGCCTTTTTTGCGGTTATTTACAGGCTGCTTTCTTCTAAGGAGAAGACCCTGAAAGGAACTCTCCGGAAGACAGGTTCTCATATTGTTCATCTCGGAGTAGTCCTGCTTCTTATTGGAATCATTTTCAGTACCAGTATGAAACTTGAGGATTCTGCAGTGGTTCCTCTTGGCGAAGCAGGTACTTTCAAGTCCATGGGTTACAGCATCCAGGTTACTGATATAACATCCGGGATTGAGGGAGAACCCTATGGAGGCTATTCGGGCTCTGCTTATGTGAGCACAATAAATTTTGATGTATATAAATGGGGCCAGCCTTTTGACAGCGGGCAGATCCGATATATAAGTGATTTCAAGTGGCAGCAGTCCTATACTGAGACATATATTCATAGAGGACTTCTGGAAGAACTTTTTGTCGCCCCAAAATCCGTAGATACAGAAGCCCAGACCGTGGAACTTTATGTCCGGAAGGTACCTTTCATGACTTCACTCTGGGGTGGGTTTTATTTGATGGTACTGGGTGTACTGGTTCTTTTCCTCTCGGATTACCTTGCAGGGAAAGAAAGTTCCAGGGAAGACAGTCTTTCTGGAACTCATTCTTCCGAAAGAGGTTCTCAGGTAAATGAATACAAAAATGAAAACAAAAATAAAAGTGAAAGTAAAAAGAAGCGCGCTAGCAAAAAAAACGTATGA
- the ccsA gene encoding cytochrome c biogenesis protein CcsA, translated as MNTGMGLIWIAGASGLLAFLTSLLYFLRQDRKFMVLSEKLELAGGLGIVLAIILLVYHLLGVDTQFSYVFQHSSTDLALKFRFSALWAGQEGSFLIWTGFIFLMLTVTRFTGAGKTLRETDLFALMRSVSLFVASIFLLLLALKNPFSMYYFTGAGMPEVTNWNLFAEPFVVSYGQGMNPLLRNFWMAIHPPLLFLGYAAFTLPFAAAISGLVLKDSRWSELATGWMRVSWLFLTLGIGFGAFWAYEVLGWGAWYWTWDPVETSSLIPWLTATAYLHAKFRFRHEEYGFMLPMLALVSFILVVFSTFVTRSGLWVSVHSWQDFTTEGMVIALFLLILAGSSTFLLVRKYFSED; from the coding sequence ATGAATACTGGAATGGGACTCATCTGGATAGCTGGAGCTTCAGGGTTGCTTGCCTTTCTGACCTCCCTTCTTTATTTTTTAAGGCAGGACAGAAAATTCATGGTCCTTTCCGAAAAGCTGGAACTTGCAGGAGGACTGGGAATAGTACTCGCGATAATCCTGCTTGTCTACCACCTGCTTGGAGTGGACACACAATTCAGTTATGTTTTTCAACACTCCAGCACAGATCTTGCCTTGAAATTCAGATTTTCGGCACTCTGGGCAGGTCAGGAAGGGTCATTTTTGATCTGGACAGGCTTTATCTTCTTAATGCTCACAGTCACGCGCTTCACAGGTGCAGGGAAAACGCTCAGGGAAACAGATCTCTTTGCCCTTATGAGGTCGGTTTCACTTTTTGTAGCCTCTATATTCCTGCTGCTTCTGGCACTGAAAAACCCTTTCTCAATGTATTATTTTACAGGGGCAGGAATGCCTGAAGTTACGAACTGGAATCTTTTTGCAGAGCCCTTCGTTGTTTCTTACGGACAGGGCATGAATCCTCTGCTCAGGAACTTCTGGATGGCTATCCATCCTCCTCTCCTGTTCCTTGGCTATGCAGCCTTTACCCTTCCTTTTGCTGCTGCAATTTCAGGACTTGTCCTCAAGGACAGCAGGTGGTCAGAACTTGCAACAGGCTGGATGCGTGTCTCCTGGCTCTTCCTTACTCTTGGAATCGGATTTGGAGCTTTCTGGGCATACGAAGTGCTTGGCTGGGGTGCCTGGTACTGGACCTGGGACCCTGTGGAGACATCTTCTTTGATTCCCTGGCTTACGGCAACAGCTTATCTGCATGCAAAATTCAGATTCCGCCATGAAGAATACGGTTTCATGCTTCCCATGCTTGCTCTTGTGTCTTTTATCCTGGTTGTTTTCTCTACCTTCGTTACAAGAAGCGGGCTGTGGGTATCTGTGCATTCCTGGCAGGACTTTACAACAGAAGGAATGGTTATTGCTCTCTTCCTGCTTATTCTTGCAGGTTCAAGCACGTTTCTTCTGGTCAGGAAATATTTTAGTGAGGATTAA
- the tnpA gene encoding IS200/IS605 family transposase: MELRSFSHGYGQITYHIVLVPKYRYNIFYNKRIKKDCELILSIICAKNGYKIHAMEVVDDHVHLFLEFHPSNSLSEVIQYLKGGSSYSLFKLHPDLKKRYWGGNLWSSGKFYRSVGNVTADTIKHYIKESQGKPSEESRLHRFMRSKQRRLDDF; the protein is encoded by the coding sequence TTGGAATTACGCAGTTTTAGCCATGGCTATGGTCAGATTACTTACCACATCGTGTTGGTGCCTAAGTATCGATACAATATATTCTACAATAAGAGAATTAAAAAGGATTGCGAGTTGATTCTCAGTATAATTTGTGCTAAAAATGGCTACAAAATACATGCAATGGAAGTAGTAGATGATCATGTTCATTTGTTTCTTGAATTTCATCCAAGTAATTCTCTGTCAGAGGTAATTCAGTATTTGAAAGGAGGTAGTTCTTACAGCTTATTCAAGCTTCATCCTGATCTTAAAAAACGATATTGGGGTGGAAATCTATGGTCAAGTGGAAAGTTCTATCGATCCGTTGGAAACGTAACTGCTGATACAATTAAGCATTACATTAAAGAATCGCAAGGAAAACCGAGTGAAGAGTCTCGATTGCATAGGTTCATGAGATCCAAGCAAAGAAGACTTGATGATTTCTAA
- a CDS encoding MoaD/ThiS family protein, whose product MSKKIHITIQAGEISEQTVEVAETVTYEELLDTLDINQETVLVLNGGNAVPLDGAISSDKLTILKVVTGG is encoded by the coding sequence TTGAGTAAAAAGATACACATAACAATTCAAGCTGGAGAGATTTCCGAGCAGACCGTAGAAGTAGCTGAAACCGTTACCTACGAAGAATTGCTTGATACGCTGGACATAAATCAGGAAACAGTACTTGTATTAAACGGAGGGAATGCTGTTCCCCTTGACGGGGCGATAAGTTCTGATAAACTAACCATTCTTAAAGTTGTGACAGGTGGCTGA
- a CDS encoding methanogenesis marker 16 metalloprotein, which yields MNGASDNIEEHRTIPEIQAKIDAGDAVVLTAEEIAARISAGDEIGLEDIDVVTTATRGIMSGTYAVLSFKVSEPDSFIKASEVLLNGVPAVVGPCPNERLGVLDLIVLGTAHSISDHHYGGGHLFRDLVEGKNIKVDVTTSEGDRFSVETNLSKIPFARLHATRHAFKNYRAFVNPGKEPVETIFHALPFEGEFKEMTFCGCGELNPIENDPKLETIGIGTRVLINGAEGFVTGQGTRSAPDNPNLTGFADLHDMVPEYMGGFITSAGPEIINTWAVPIPVLNKGMLENIFKLDSQIPLKLVDISGRIPLCEITYGDVWNNADLNVKYEPENCINCEVCCVAEACPMGAISKGENGAEHKPELCFNCGLCISRCRGEAFSANLGTVSCGVGGCLRDVKVTLRQSDRARAVKAAQELKEQILTGKFRLTEQVEKIIWRE from the coding sequence ATGAACGGAGCATCTGATAATATAGAAGAACACAGGACAATTCCGGAAATTCAGGCAAAAATAGATGCTGGAGATGCAGTGGTCCTTACGGCTGAGGAAATCGCTGCAAGGATTAGTGCAGGGGATGAAATAGGGCTTGAAGATATCGATGTCGTAACTACCGCAACTCGCGGGATTATGAGCGGAACTTATGCCGTTCTCTCTTTCAAAGTCTCCGAACCTGACTCTTTTATAAAGGCTTCCGAAGTCCTGTTGAACGGGGTGCCGGCAGTTGTTGGTCCCTGCCCCAATGAAAGACTTGGAGTTCTGGACCTTATTGTACTCGGGACGGCTCACAGCATATCAGATCACCACTATGGAGGCGGGCATCTTTTCAGAGACCTGGTGGAAGGAAAGAATATTAAGGTTGATGTAACCACAAGCGAGGGTGACCGCTTCTCAGTGGAGACCAATCTTTCCAAAATCCCATTTGCCAGGCTTCACGCAACCAGGCATGCCTTCAAAAATTATCGGGCCTTCGTAAACCCAGGAAAAGAACCTGTTGAAACGATTTTCCACGCTCTCCCATTTGAAGGAGAGTTCAAAGAGATGACCTTCTGTGGCTGTGGGGAGTTGAATCCCATTGAAAACGATCCCAAGCTCGAGACAATCGGAATCGGGACAAGGGTACTTATCAATGGAGCCGAAGGGTTTGTTACTGGCCAGGGCACCCGCAGCGCTCCGGATAATCCCAATCTGACAGGTTTTGCAGATCTTCACGATATGGTTCCCGAGTATATGGGTGGCTTTATAACTTCAGCAGGACCTGAAATCATCAATACCTGGGCAGTCCCTATCCCGGTTCTTAACAAGGGCATGCTTGAAAACATCTTCAAGCTGGACAGTCAGATCCCTCTCAAACTGGTGGACATTTCAGGCAGGATTCCTCTTTGCGAGATCACTTACGGGGATGTCTGGAATAACGCAGATCTGAATGTCAAGTACGAGCCAGAGAACTGCATTAACTGCGAGGTATGCTGCGTAGCTGAAGCCTGTCCTATGGGTGCCATAAGCAAAGGAGAAAACGGGGCTGAACACAAGCCTGAACTTTGCTTTAACTGCGGGCTCTGCATTTCAAGATGCAGAGGGGAAGCTTTTAGCGCAAACCTCGGAACTGTTAGCTGTGGGGTCGGAGGCTGCCTCAGAGATGTCAAAGTAACCCTGCGTCAGTCTGACCGTGCCAGGGCAGTAAAAGCCGCGCAGGAACTCAAAGAACAGATTCTGACAGGGAAATTCAGGCTCACGGAACAGGTGGAAAAAATAATCTGGAGAGAGTAA
- the comE gene encoding sulfopyruvate decarboxylase subunit beta has translation MVNPEEEVIRIMKNAGIDLAATLPCDRIKNLLPLVSKNFPEIKLTREENGVGICAGFYLAGGKPMMLIQSTGLGNMINALESLNVTCKIPLPILASWRGVYKEGIEAQVPLGVHLPSILEGAGLAYTIIDEAEKLPQLENVILDAFENSRPYVALISPKVWEASDCCAWQDAGMPEKPEVMERTCRFSLTGEVLKPIMLRNDAICAVASELDDEITVTNLGVPCKELYSCRDRELNFYMFGSMGLVSSIGMGIALRSEKTVVVFDGDGSLLMNPNALLEIAKEAPKNLIIIALDNGAYGSTGSQETCALRYIDLEIFANACGIQNTTKVNTRENLIEAFRKFRAMKELSLIHVILKPGNTNAPNIPMSPEEATKRFKKALKTDEN, from the coding sequence ATGGTAAACCCGGAAGAAGAAGTAATAAGAATCATGAAAAACGCAGGTATTGACCTTGCAGCAACCCTTCCCTGTGATAGGATCAAAAATCTGCTTCCTCTAGTCTCTAAAAATTTTCCTGAAATCAAGTTGACAAGGGAAGAAAACGGAGTGGGAATCTGCGCAGGATTCTATCTTGCTGGCGGAAAGCCCATGATGCTGATTCAGAGCACAGGGCTCGGGAACATGATCAATGCCCTTGAATCCCTGAACGTAACCTGTAAAATACCCCTGCCTATCCTGGCAAGCTGGCGAGGCGTTTACAAAGAAGGGATTGAAGCTCAGGTTCCCCTGGGAGTTCATCTCCCTTCTATTCTAGAAGGGGCAGGGCTTGCATATACAATAATTGATGAGGCTGAAAAGCTTCCCCAGCTTGAAAATGTAATCCTCGATGCCTTTGAAAATTCGAGGCCCTACGTTGCTCTGATTTCCCCTAAAGTCTGGGAAGCTTCGGACTGCTGTGCCTGGCAGGATGCAGGTATGCCTGAAAAACCGGAGGTTATGGAAAGGACTTGCAGGTTTTCCCTTACAGGAGAGGTTCTCAAGCCAATCATGCTCAGAAATGATGCGATCTGCGCCGTAGCTTCCGAACTTGATGACGAAATTACCGTAACAAATCTCGGAGTACCCTGTAAGGAACTTTATTCCTGCAGGGACAGAGAGCTTAACTTCTATATGTTCGGCTCAATGGGGCTTGTCTCTTCCATAGGTATGGGCATTGCTCTCCGCTCAGAGAAAACAGTTGTTGTTTTTGACGGGGACGGAAGTCTTCTTATGAACCCGAACGCCCTTCTTGAGATTGCAAAAGAAGCTCCGAAAAACCTGATAATTATTGCTCTTGACAACGGGGCCTACGGATCTACAGGTTCCCAGGAAACATGCGCCCTCAGGTACATTGACCTTGAAATCTTTGCAAACGCCTGTGGAATCCAGAATACGACCAAAGTAAATACCAGGGAAAATTTGATAGAAGCCTTCAGGAAGTTCAGAGCTATGAAGGAGCTTTCTCTGATCCACGTAATCCTGAAACCTGGAAATACAAACGCTCCGAATATCCCCATGAGTCCGGAAGAAGCTACAAAACGCTTCAAAAAAGCGCTGAAAACAGACGAGAATTAA
- a CDS encoding cysteate synthase, translating into MGRFILKCLKCGREYGQEYRLTCENDDSLLRAEYLEKRLELRTQPGIGRFHSWLPIQEELTTEAGPITYKSEALARELGLSNLYIGFSGYWPERGAFIKTCSFKELEAYPTMQLLKESGGKAIVLASAGNTGRAFAHVSALTGTDAYIVVPDSGIPKLWLPEEPTDSIHLISMTPGNDYTDAINLAGKIAKLPGMVPEGGARNVARREGMGTVMLDAAVTIGRMPDHYFQAVGSGTGGISAWEASLRLRADGRFGSKLPKLQLAQNLPFVPMYNAWKAGRREIIPEIDMKDAKKQIEDTYATVLTNRAPPYSVTGGLYDALVDTNGIMYAITREEALKAKARFESLEGIDILPPSAVAAASLLKAVEAGNVGKDDIILLNIAGGGFKRLKEDLTLFQVEPAVTVNDPDVPLEELNI; encoded by the coding sequence ATGGGAAGATTCATACTAAAATGTCTGAAATGCGGCAGAGAATACGGCCAGGAATACAGGCTAACCTGTGAAAACGATGATTCACTTTTGCGGGCAGAATATTTAGAAAAAAGGCTTGAGCTCCGAACCCAGCCTGGAATAGGAAGGTTTCATTCCTGGCTTCCGATTCAGGAAGAACTCACCACCGAAGCAGGGCCCATTACGTACAAAAGCGAAGCTCTGGCAAGGGAACTAGGGCTTTCAAACCTGTACATAGGGTTCAGCGGATACTGGCCCGAGAGAGGGGCTTTTATCAAAACCTGCAGCTTCAAAGAACTCGAAGCCTATCCTACCATGCAGCTTCTCAAAGAATCCGGAGGAAAAGCCATTGTCCTTGCCTCTGCAGGAAACACGGGAAGGGCTTTTGCCCATGTTTCGGCTCTTACAGGCACGGATGCTTATATAGTGGTTCCCGATTCGGGCATTCCCAAACTCTGGCTCCCTGAAGAACCGACTGATTCCATTCATCTTATTAGTATGACTCCGGGAAACGATTATACCGATGCTATCAACCTTGCAGGCAAGATTGCAAAACTCCCTGGCATGGTCCCTGAAGGAGGAGCCAGAAATGTTGCCAGAAGAGAAGGAATGGGCACTGTGATGCTGGATGCAGCCGTGACCATAGGAAGAATGCCTGACCACTATTTCCAGGCAGTTGGAAGCGGTACAGGAGGAATTTCAGCCTGGGAAGCTTCACTGCGGCTCAGGGCTGATGGCCGTTTCGGCTCAAAGCTCCCAAAACTCCAGCTTGCCCAGAACCTTCCCTTTGTTCCTATGTATAACGCATGGAAGGCAGGAAGAAGGGAGATCATTCCAGAGATCGACATGAAAGACGCAAAGAAGCAGATCGAAGACACTTATGCCACCGTGCTTACTAACAGGGCCCCACCCTACTCCGTGACTGGTGGGCTCTATGATGCGCTTGTCGATACGAACGGGATAATGTATGCCATTACCAGAGAGGAAGCCCTTAAAGCAAAGGCCCGTTTCGAGTCCCTTGAAGGAATAGATATCCTTCCGCCTTCAGCAGTTGCGGCTGCTTCCCTGTTAAAAGCCGTGGAGGCAGGAAATGTAGGAAAAGATGATATCATTCTTCTGAACATTGCAGGAGGGGGTTTTAAGAGGCTGAAAGAAGACCTTACGCTTTTCCAGGTTGAACCTGCGGTTACTGTCAACGACCCTGATGTTCCACTCGAAGAATTGAACATTTGA
- a CDS encoding zinc ribbon domain-containing protein, whose product MSKNINFVCPKCGNNSFDTGEIRTTGGFISKVLDIQNKKFTHVTCKRCKYTEFYQVDSSMLGNIFDLFT is encoded by the coding sequence GTGAGCAAAAACATTAATTTCGTCTGCCCCAAGTGCGGGAATAACTCCTTCGATACCGGCGAAATCCGCACAACCGGCGGTTTCATCAGTAAAGTCCTCGACATCCAGAACAAAAAGTTCACCCACGTCACCTGCAAGCGCTGCAAATATACCGAGTTCTACCAGGTTGACAGCAGCATGCTCGGAAACATTTTCGACCTGTTCACATAA
- a CDS encoding tetratricopeptide repeat protein: MPEKPEKLREEAVKHFNKTVDLMQEGKPEESLESLQKAEKAAQEAKNGAILFHTLKARGQILQSLGRLEEAMETYTFSLKTSERLFSEDPENELYTDTLRLNLNNIGNLGNIYQRTGNFVLSRQCYETGLEICQKLLDSHPKNEFYQIYAGNTFNNLGELLFAMGQLEEAKEKYEKALKIYEKLLQNYPEDTEYLSDKEMTLNNLGILFSEKGQKEEAKENFKQALEILKILSKKDPRDKKLKEEINLRREMFEKV; the protein is encoded by the coding sequence ATGCCCGAGAAACCTGAGAAGCTGAGAGAAGAAGCAGTAAAACATTTTAACAAAACCGTTGACCTGATGCAGGAAGGAAAGCCTGAGGAATCCCTTGAGTCTCTTCAGAAAGCTGAAAAAGCCGCACAGGAAGCAAAAAACGGAGCCATTCTATTCCACACCTTAAAAGCAAGAGGACAGATCCTGCAGTCCCTGGGCAGGCTTGAAGAAGCTATGGAAACTTACACTTTTTCCTTAAAAACTAGCGAGAGACTCTTCTCAGAAGACCCGGAAAACGAACTCTACACAGACACCCTCCGCCTGAACCTAAACAATATTGGAAATCTTGGCAATATTTACCAGAGAACGGGCAACTTTGTTCTCTCAAGACAGTGCTATGAGACTGGACTTGAAATCTGCCAGAAGCTTCTTGATTCCCACCCGAAAAACGAATTTTATCAAATTTATGCCGGAAACACCTTCAACAACCTCGGAGAACTGCTTTTCGCAATGGGGCAGCTTGAAGAAGCAAAAGAAAAGTATGAAAAAGCCCTGAAAATATATGAAAAGCTTCTTCAAAACTATCCTGAAGATACGGAATATCTATCAGATAAAGAAATGACACTCAATAATCTCGGAATCCTGTTTTCTGAAAAGGGGCAAAAAGAAGAGGCAAAAGAGAACTTCAAACAAGCTCTTGAGATCCTGAAAATTCTGAGCAAAAAAGACCCCAGAGATAAAAAGCTAAAGGAAGAAATAAATCTCAGGCGGGAAATGTTTGAAAAAGTTTGA